One Roseomonas gilardii subsp. gilardii genomic region harbors:
- the aepX gene encoding phosphoenolpyruvate mutase codes for MDQLAAPRPDQSRRKESRFAALRREITSPTLSFLMEAHDGLSAKIVEEAGFRGVWASGLTTSAALGLRDSNEASWTQVLDVLEYMSDATTLPILVDGDTGHGNFNNVRRFVRKLCERGIAGVCIEDKLFPKTNSFIGEAQPLADIDEFCGRIKAGKDSQTDDDFVLVARVEALISGHSMEEALHRAERYHAAGADAILIHSKKSKADEIFTFAERWGHRCPLVIVPTMYYATPTDLFRQAGISTIIWANHLLRASITAMRETAARIHEDESLMRVEGSVASVKDIFRLAGNAELEEAEKRYLPARAAAGAVVLAASAGELGGLTADQPKCMVDVRGQSLLQRLVGTLRESGVRDVSVVRGYRKEAVAMSGVRMIDNDRYAETGEIWSLAQAREAIKGETVIAYGDVLFRRYILDSLLSSSADIVVAVDALDKTQDGTRPNKRDGVVADKRFSGDYLDDAPAHLVSMTHGGSASEESCGEWIGLARFSARGALWLQEELDAMAAEGLLEGGDMPLLLTRLAAKHPVRVKYFTGHWLDVDTLTDLAEARKFT; via the coding sequence GTGGATCAGCTCGCCGCGCCGCGCCCGGACCAGTCGCGGCGGAAGGAGAGCCGCTTTGCCGCTCTGCGCCGGGAAATCACCTCGCCGACCCTTTCCTTCCTGATGGAGGCTCATGACGGCCTCTCCGCGAAGATCGTGGAAGAGGCGGGCTTCCGTGGTGTCTGGGCCTCCGGACTCACGACCTCCGCCGCGCTGGGCCTGCGTGACAGCAACGAGGCATCCTGGACCCAGGTGCTGGACGTGCTGGAATACATGTCCGATGCGACGACGCTGCCGATCCTGGTGGATGGCGATACGGGCCACGGCAACTTCAACAATGTCCGCCGCTTCGTGCGCAAGCTCTGCGAACGTGGCATTGCTGGCGTGTGCATCGAGGACAAGCTCTTCCCAAAGACCAACTCCTTCATCGGGGAGGCGCAGCCGCTCGCCGACATCGATGAGTTCTGCGGCCGCATCAAGGCCGGCAAGGACAGCCAGACGGATGATGACTTTGTCCTTGTCGCGCGTGTCGAGGCGCTGATCTCCGGTCACAGCATGGAGGAGGCGCTGCACCGGGCCGAGCGCTATCACGCGGCTGGCGCCGACGCGATCCTGATCCACTCCAAGAAGTCGAAGGCCGACGAGATCTTCACCTTCGCGGAACGCTGGGGCCATCGCTGCCCGCTCGTGATCGTGCCGACGATGTACTATGCGACGCCGACGGATCTGTTCCGCCAGGCGGGCATTTCCACCATCATCTGGGCCAACCACCTGCTGCGCGCCTCGATCACGGCGATGCGCGAGACGGCGGCGCGCATCCACGAGGATGAGTCGCTGATGCGCGTGGAAGGCAGCGTCGCCTCGGTGAAGGACATCTTCCGCCTTGCCGGCAATGCCGAGCTGGAGGAGGCCGAGAAGCGCTACCTCCCGGCCCGCGCCGCGGCAGGGGCGGTGGTCCTGGCCGCTTCCGCCGGCGAACTTGGCGGCCTCACCGCGGACCAGCCGAAATGCATGGTCGATGTGCGCGGCCAGTCGCTGCTGCAGCGCCTGGTCGGCACGCTGCGCGAGAGTGGTGTCCGCGACGTGTCGGTGGTGCGTGGCTACCGCAAGGAAGCGGTCGCCATGTCCGGCGTGCGGATGATCGACAACGACCGGTACGCGGAAACGGGCGAGATCTGGTCGCTGGCCCAGGCCCGCGAGGCGATCAAGGGCGAGACGGTGATCGCCTATGGCGATGTGCTGTTCCGTCGCTACATCCTGGACAGCCTGCTCTCCTCCTCCGCCGACATTGTCGTGGCGGTGGATGCGCTGGACAAGACGCAGGACGGCACCCGCCCGAACAAGCGCGATGGTGTGGTGGCCGACAAGCGCTTCTCCGGCGACTATCTCGACGACGCGCCGGCGCATCTCGTCTCCATGACGCATGGCGGCTCGGCCTCCGAGGAAAGCTGCGGCGAATGGATCGGCCTTGCCCGCTTCAGCGCCCGCGGGGCCCTGTGGCTGCAGGAGGAACTCGACGCCATGGCGGCCGAGGGTCTATTGGAGGGCGGTGACATGCCGCTGCTGCTGACGCGCCTCGCCGCGAAGCATCCGGTGCGGGTGAAGTACTTCACTGGGCACTGGCTCGACGTGGACACGCTGACCGACCTCGCCGAGGCCCGAAAATTCACCTGA
- a CDS encoding CDP-alcohol phosphatidyltransferase family protein, whose amino-acid sequence MSHDTIIHRIVRPAVRRVAPTGVTPNQITTLRLLGGIAAALAFAGPAPWPAIGGGIFLFSMLLDRADGELARQTRQFSAMGHRYDLISDCSSNIIAFIGIGVGLIPILNLTGPLLGVVAGLGIGALFWQLNVLKLGELRGYQIAPGLTVDPDDAMVFVPVLVWLGLSVPMLWAAAVITPLAALWLGLTGRRRNRIAS is encoded by the coding sequence GTGAGTCACGACACCATCATTCATCGCATCGTCCGGCCGGCGGTGCGGCGGGTTGCGCCGACCGGCGTGACTCCCAATCAGATCACCACCCTACGCCTGCTGGGCGGCATCGCCGCCGCCCTGGCCTTCGCCGGCCCGGCCCCCTGGCCCGCCATCGGAGGCGGGATCTTCCTGTTCTCCATGCTGCTCGACCGGGCGGATGGCGAACTGGCGCGGCAGACCCGGCAGTTCAGCGCGATGGGGCACCGCTACGACCTGATCAGCGACTGCTCCTCGAACATCATCGCCTTCATCGGCATCGGCGTGGGGCTGATCCCCATCCTGAACCTCACCGGACCACTCCTGGGCGTGGTCGCCGGCCTCGGCATCGGGGCGCTGTTCTGGCAGCTCAACGTGCTGAAGCTGGGCGAGCTGCGCGGCTACCAGATCGCGCCGGGCCTGACCGTCGATCCCGACGATGCCATGGTCTTCGTGCCCGTCCTGGTCTGGCTCGGCCTCTCCGTGCCGATGCTCTGGGCCGCCGCGGTCATCACGCCGCTGGCCGCGCTCTGGCTGGGGCTGACCGGGCGGCGGCGGAACCGGATCGCCTCCTGA
- a CDS encoding 2-aminoethylphosphonate--pyruvate transaminase has translation MTAEPTPILLTPGPLTTRIETRRAMLRDWGSRDPGFIALTAELRQRLLDVAKGQGSHVAVPLQGSGTFIVEAAIATLIAPEDKLLVLCNGAYGERMVTIARRLGRQVEALRWPEDRVAEPARVAGALRADPAITHVALVHCETTTGILNPLPEIAAAVAEAGRHLLLDAMSSFGALPIDLSAQPVAAVLASSNKCLEGVPGIGFALVREEVLAARKGNSPSVSLDLEAQWRGFEGNGQWRFTPPVQVVAALVEALRLLEAEGGPEARRARYGNNLRTLLAGMRRLGFELYLDEAVQAPIIATFRSPEGFDFRRFYDALAERGFLIYPGKLTQAESFRIGCIGALGQGEFERLLIAVEEVRASA, from the coding sequence ATGACGGCCGAACCGACCCCCATCCTCCTGACGCCGGGCCCGCTGACCACGCGGATCGAGACGCGGCGGGCCATGCTGCGCGACTGGGGCTCGCGCGATCCGGGCTTCATCGCCCTGACCGCGGAGCTGCGGCAGCGGCTGCTGGATGTCGCGAAGGGGCAGGGGAGCCATGTGGCGGTGCCCCTCCAGGGCTCCGGCACCTTCATCGTCGAGGCCGCGATCGCCACGCTGATCGCGCCGGAGGACAAGCTGCTGGTCCTCTGCAACGGCGCCTATGGCGAGCGCATGGTGACCATCGCCCGCCGCCTGGGGCGGCAGGTGGAGGCGCTGCGCTGGCCGGAGGACCGGGTGGCGGAGCCCGCCCGCGTCGCCGGGGCGCTGCGGGCCGACCCCGCCATCACCCATGTCGCCCTGGTCCATTGCGAGACGACCACCGGCATCCTGAACCCTCTGCCGGAGATCGCCGCCGCCGTGGCGGAGGCGGGGCGGCACCTGCTGCTGGATGCGATGAGCAGCTTCGGCGCCCTGCCGATCGACCTTTCCGCCCAGCCGGTGGCGGCGGTGCTGGCCTCCTCGAACAAATGCCTGGAGGGCGTGCCGGGGATCGGTTTCGCCCTGGTGCGCGAGGAGGTCCTGGCGGCGCGCAAGGGCAACAGCCCTTCCGTCAGCCTTGACCTGGAGGCGCAGTGGCGCGGTTTCGAGGGCAATGGCCAGTGGCGCTTCACCCCGCCGGTGCAGGTGGTGGCCGCGCTGGTCGAGGCGCTGCGCCTGCTGGAGGCCGAGGGCGGGCCGGAGGCGCGCCGGGCGCGCTACGGCAACAATCTCCGCACCCTGCTGGCGGGGATGCGGCGCCTGGGCTTCGAACTCTACCTCGATGAGGCAGTGCAGGCGCCCATCATCGCCACCTTCCGCTCACCGGAGGGATTCGACTTCCGGCGCTTCTACGACGCGCTGGCGGAGCGGGGCTTCCTGATCTACCCGGGCAAGCTGACCCAGGCGGAGAGCTTCCGCATCGGCTGCATCGGCGCGCTGGGGCAGGGGGAGTTCGAGCGGCTCCTCATCGCCGTGGAAGAGGTCCGGGCCTCCGCCTGA
- a CDS encoding ferritin-like domain-containing protein codes for MSSRPVPPGAFDGNAEHPAEWDVPLNSMIVAAADRTARYWTFDKPGRIRIGSHDHMVMFARMLLETHNPYKPRVLDWPKLDPEAHARLTGLPIWDIAVQTEGRASLRVLDYAATIEDPLLKEAMVMDGNEEARHKVVLSNLVEAYGVVLEPEPEYTGFKDTEWGWMRTGYSECIDSFFAFGLFEAARRSGFFPPDLVETFEPVIQEESRHILFFANWAAWKRKQQPWWRKPYFLAKTAAVWAVLVWDRLVMARDMSGASKDTNFTANSQSIGVSMSAAELIDICLAENDRRLGGYDPRLLRPVTVPFFIRIARRFMRDPKPREAAQAA; via the coding sequence ATGTCGTCAAGACCCGTGCCGCCCGGAGCGTTCGATGGCAATGCCGAACACCCGGCCGAATGGGATGTCCCGCTCAACAGCATGATCGTGGCCGCCGCCGACAGGACGGCACGGTACTGGACCTTCGACAAGCCAGGCCGCATCCGCATCGGCAGCCATGACCACATGGTGATGTTCGCACGGATGCTGCTGGAGACGCACAACCCCTACAAGCCCCGCGTGCTGGACTGGCCGAAGCTGGACCCGGAGGCGCATGCCCGCCTCACCGGCCTGCCGATCTGGGACATCGCCGTGCAGACCGAGGGCCGGGCCTCGCTGCGCGTGCTCGACTACGCCGCCACCATCGAGGACCCGCTGCTCAAGGAAGCGATGGTCATGGATGGCAACGAGGAGGCGCGGCACAAGGTGGTGCTGTCCAACCTTGTCGAGGCCTATGGCGTGGTGCTGGAGCCGGAGCCGGAATACACCGGCTTCAAGGACACCGAATGGGGCTGGATGCGCACGGGCTACAGCGAGTGCATCGACAGCTTCTTCGCCTTCGGCCTGTTCGAGGCGGCGCGGCGCTCCGGCTTCTTCCCGCCCGATCTGGTGGAGACCTTCGAACCGGTGATCCAGGAGGAAAGCCGGCACATCCTCTTCTTCGCCAACTGGGCGGCCTGGAAGCGCAAGCAGCAGCCCTGGTGGCGCAAGCCGTATTTCCTGGCCAAGACCGCCGCCGTCTGGGCGGTGCTGGTCTGGGACCGCCTGGTGATGGCGCGCGACATGAGCGGCGCCTCGAAGGACACGAACTTCACCGCCAATTCCCAGTCCATCGGCGTCAGCATGAGCGCGGCGGAGCTGATCGACATCTGCCTCGCCGAGAACGACCGGCGGCTGGGCGGCTACGATCCGCGCCTGCTGCGGCCGGTGACGGTGCCCTTCTTCATCCGGATCGCGCGCCGCTTCATGCGCGATCCGAAGCCCAGGGAAGCGGCCCAGGCCGCCTGA
- a CDS encoding MMPL family transporter, translating to MVHAPHDLPAATPASLTGRIVGACCRHAWWVVLLALLLTGAAGLYSTRHFAMTTDTAELISPDLPYRQREIALNAAFPQYQDMTVVVLDGATPELAELGAARLYDRLKGREDLFRSVRRPDGGPFFARYGLMLLPLAEVQANTDQLIQAQPFLGPLAADPSLRGVMGALDTVLLGVERGQATLEDIRRPLEALATSFDAVAAGRPGFFSWRNLFSDQPAGVRETRKFILVQAKLDYGSLEPGARASTAIREAARELGLDAARGVTVRLTGSVPLSDEEFATLAEGASLMGIAMVVCLVAMVWLAVRSWRFTLAILLSTILGLVLTAGAGLLVIGRFNLISVAFIPLFVGLGVDFGIQVSVRARAERLRHPALGDALVAAGNAVGGSLALAAAAIAAGFFAFLPTSYIGVSELGAIAGVGMVVAFVLSITLLPALLTLLRPAGEAREVGFAALAPLETWLHRRHRGDRRRGAAGRRIGGADAAADLRLQPVAPAQREGGIGLDDRGPDEGPRPLPLYDRRADPLAGRGRCAGEAHRAAAGGGPGRHPGQLRAGPAGGEAGRHP from the coding sequence ATGGTTCATGCCCCCCACGACCTGCCCGCCGCCACGCCGGCCTCTCTCACGGGGCGGATCGTCGGCGCCTGCTGCCGCCATGCCTGGTGGGTCGTGCTGCTGGCCCTGTTGCTGACCGGGGCCGCCGGCCTGTACAGCACCCGGCACTTCGCCATGACGACCGACACGGCGGAGCTGATCTCCCCGGACCTGCCCTACCGGCAGCGGGAGATCGCGCTCAACGCCGCCTTCCCGCAATACCAGGACATGACCGTGGTGGTGCTGGACGGGGCCACGCCGGAACTGGCGGAACTCGGCGCGGCGCGGCTCTATGACCGGCTGAAAGGGAGGGAGGACCTGTTCCGCAGCGTCCGCCGCCCCGATGGCGGCCCCTTCTTCGCCCGCTACGGCCTGATGCTGCTGCCGCTGGCGGAGGTGCAGGCCAATACCGACCAGCTCATCCAGGCGCAGCCCTTCCTCGGGCCGCTGGCCGCCGATCCCAGCCTGCGCGGGGTGATGGGGGCGCTGGATACGGTGCTGCTCGGCGTGGAGCGCGGGCAGGCGACGCTGGAGGACATCCGCCGCCCGCTGGAGGCCCTGGCCACCAGCTTCGATGCCGTGGCAGCGGGCAGGCCGGGCTTCTTCTCCTGGCGCAACCTCTTCTCCGACCAGCCGGCCGGCGTGCGGGAGACCCGCAAGTTCATCCTGGTCCAGGCGAAGCTCGACTACGGCTCGCTGGAGCCCGGCGCCCGGGCCAGCACCGCGATCCGCGAGGCGGCGCGCGAGCTGGGGCTGGACGCGGCGCGGGGCGTGACCGTGCGCCTGACGGGCAGCGTGCCGCTTTCGGATGAGGAATTCGCCACCCTGGCGGAAGGTGCCTCGCTGATGGGCATCGCCATGGTCGTCTGCCTCGTCGCCATGGTCTGGCTCGCCGTGCGCTCCTGGCGCTTCACCCTGGCGATCCTGCTCAGCACCATCCTCGGCCTAGTGCTGACGGCCGGGGCGGGGCTGCTGGTGATCGGGCGCTTCAACCTGATCTCGGTGGCCTTCATCCCGCTCTTCGTCGGGCTGGGGGTGGATTTCGGCATCCAGGTTTCCGTCCGCGCCCGGGCGGAGCGCCTGCGCCACCCGGCGCTGGGCGATGCGCTGGTGGCGGCGGGAAACGCCGTGGGCGGCTCGCTGGCCCTGGCGGCGGCGGCCATCGCGGCGGGGTTCTTCGCTTTCCTGCCCACCAGCTATATCGGCGTCTCGGAGCTCGGGGCCATCGCCGGGGTGGGGATGGTGGTGGCCTTCGTGCTCAGCATCACGCTGCTGCCGGCGCTCCTGACCCTGCTGCGCCCGGCGGGCGAGGCGAGGGAGGTCGGCTTCGCTGCCCTGGCCCCGCTCGAGACCTGGCTGCACCGCCGCCACCGGGGTGATCGCCGCCGCGGTGCTGCTGGTCGTCGGATCGGTGGCGCTGATGCCGCGGCTGACCTTCGACTTCAACCCGTTGCACCTGCGCAGCGAGAAGGTGGAATCGGTCTCGACGATCGAGGACCTGATGAAGGACCCCGACCGCTCCCCCTATACGATCGACGTGCTGACCCCCTCGCTGGCCGAGGCCGATGCGCTGGCGAAGCGCATCGCGCCGCTGCCGGAGGTGGCCCAGGTCGTCACCCTGGACAGCTTCGTGCCGGGCCAGCAGGAGGAGAAGCTGGCCGCCATCCATGA
- a CDS encoding lysylphosphatidylglycerol synthase domain-containing protein, giving the protein MIWSTALSLVIGLAAFLTLILTSDPAQILALLLQTGWGLLLVAALHVPQIFCSALGWQPLIEDPRKPGLLALTKLRWVRESANAMLPFVQVAGELARAQLLLRRGVGRIRVVASIAVDLATEMASQIVFSLMGVAVLLLIPHEGGDTVTHWLIAATLLGGGLTVAFMLAQRFGLFRLVEKMLPRFAARAGWASLGDMTGLNEAVLRLYRQPSHLWRSGAGHLASWLIGVVETWAAMWLLGIEAGFAEAMVIESLGQAVRSAGFFIPGALGVQEGGYVLLCGLFGIPADQALALALIRRLRDMALGLPGLIVWRWDASGPGFGGPALAGGMGKH; this is encoded by the coding sequence GTGATCTGGTCCACCGCCCTCAGCCTCGTCATCGGCCTCGCCGCCTTCCTCACGCTGATCCTCACCAGCGACCCGGCCCAGATCCTGGCGCTGCTGCTCCAGACGGGCTGGGGCCTGCTGCTGGTGGCGGCGCTGCATGTGCCGCAGATCTTCTGCTCCGCCCTGGGCTGGCAGCCGCTGATCGAGGACCCGCGCAAGCCGGGGCTGCTGGCGCTCACCAAGCTGCGCTGGGTGCGGGAATCCGCCAATGCCATGCTGCCCTTCGTGCAGGTGGCAGGAGAGCTGGCGCGGGCGCAGCTCCTGCTCCGCCGCGGGGTCGGACGCATCCGCGTGGTGGCCAGCATCGCCGTCGATCTCGCCACGGAGATGGCCTCGCAGATCGTCTTCTCCCTGATGGGCGTGGCCGTGCTGCTGCTGATCCCGCATGAGGGCGGCGACACGGTGACGCACTGGCTGATCGCGGCCACGCTGCTCGGCGGTGGGCTGACTGTGGCCTTCATGCTGGCGCAGCGCTTCGGCCTGTTCCGGCTGGTTGAGAAGATGCTGCCGCGCTTCGCCGCCCGGGCGGGCTGGGCCTCGCTGGGGGACATGACCGGGCTGAACGAGGCCGTGCTGCGCCTCTACCGCCAGCCGTCGCATCTCTGGCGCAGCGGCGCGGGGCACCTGGCCTCCTGGCTGATCGGCGTCGTGGAAACCTGGGCGGCGATGTGGCTGCTGGGCATCGAGGCCGGCTTCGCCGAGGCCATGGTGATCGAGAGCCTGGGCCAGGCGGTGCGCAGCGCCGGCTTCTTCATCCCTGGCGCGCTGGGGGTGCAGGAGGGCGGCTATGTCCTGCTTTGCGGCCTGTTCGGCATTCCGGCCGACCAGGCCCTGGCCCTGGCGCTGATCCGGCGGCTGCGCGACATGGCCCTGGGCCTGCCGGGGCTGATCGTCTGGCGCTGGGATGCCTCGGGGCCGGGCTTCGGCGGCCCCGCTTTGGCCGGTGGAATGGGAAAGCACTGA
- the aepY gene encoding phosphonopyruvate decarboxylase: MITALEFLHEAGKAGFDFYTGVPCSFLTPLINGVLSAPGLAYVGAASEGEAVAIAAGAWLAGRRTVVMCQNSGLGNAVNPLTSLSHPFRIPTLFVTTWRGEPGIPDEPQHELMGEITQDLIALMRLEQAPFPAGPAALAPALAQAVTRMEATGLPYAFVMRKGDVADSPLDQASRPLPPPGRRSDHPGEGERPTRAAVLERFLSIVPEEAAVVATTGKCGRELFTLADREQHLYQVGSMGGASGMGLGIALNSSRLVVVLDGDGAALMKLGSLATIGAHAPERLVHVILDNGVHDSTGGQATVSASVDFAGVALACGYRTAASCASLGGFEAAFRQALATGGPALIHARIAPGSMAKLGRPTVKPPEVARRFRAFLARPLAEAASA; encoded by the coding sequence ATGATCACAGCATTGGAGTTTCTCCACGAAGCCGGCAAAGCCGGCTTCGACTTCTATACGGGCGTGCCCTGTTCCTTCCTGACCCCGCTGATCAACGGCGTCCTGTCCGCGCCGGGCCTCGCCTATGTCGGCGCAGCCAGCGAGGGGGAGGCCGTGGCCATCGCCGCCGGCGCCTGGCTGGCGGGGCGGCGGACCGTGGTGATGTGCCAGAATTCGGGGCTGGGGAATGCGGTGAACCCGCTGACCTCGTTGAGCCACCCCTTCCGCATCCCGACCCTCTTCGTCACCACCTGGCGGGGAGAGCCGGGCATTCCGGACGAGCCGCAACACGAGCTGATGGGGGAGATCACCCAGGACCTGATCGCCCTGATGCGGCTGGAACAGGCGCCTTTCCCGGCCGGGCCCGCAGCCCTGGCACCGGCCCTGGCGCAGGCCGTCACCCGGATGGAGGCGACCGGGCTTCCCTATGCCTTCGTCATGCGCAAGGGCGACGTGGCCGACAGTCCGCTGGACCAGGCGTCGCGGCCCCTGCCGCCGCCAGGCCGGCGTTCGGATCACCCGGGGGAGGGCGAGCGCCCCACCCGTGCCGCCGTGCTGGAGCGCTTCCTCTCCATCGTGCCGGAGGAGGCGGCGGTGGTCGCCACCACCGGCAAATGCGGGCGGGAACTCTTCACCCTCGCGGACCGGGAGCAGCATCTCTATCAGGTCGGCTCCATGGGCGGGGCCAGTGGCATGGGTCTGGGCATCGCCCTGAACAGCTCGCGCCTCGTGGTGGTGCTGGATGGTGACGGGGCGGCGCTGATGAAGCTCGGCAGCCTCGCCACGATCGGCGCCCATGCGCCGGAGCGGCTGGTCCATGTGATCCTGGACAATGGCGTGCACGACTCGACGGGCGGGCAGGCGACGGTCTCCGCCTCGGTGGATTTCGCCGGTGTCGCGCTGGCCTGCGGCTATCGCACCGCCGCCTCCTGCGCTTCCCTGGGCGGGTTCGAGGCCGCGTTCCGGCAGGCTCTGGCCACGGGCGGCCCGGCGCTGATCCATGCCCGGATCGCCCCCGGCTCCATGGCGAAGCTCGGCCGCCCGACCGTCAAGCCGCCGGAGGTGGCGCGGCGTTTCCGGGCCTTCCTCGCCCGGCCGCTCGCGGAGGCGGCTTCCGCGTGA